TTATCGGTATGCCGGAGAGCTGGGGTTGCTTCCCGGGGAGGTCAAGATCCGGGTCATGGATCTTCCGGCGGGGACGCCCTGTTAGGAGGGGAGATGCCTCCGGGCCGAACGCTGCGGTCTCTTCATCTTCCGCAAATCGTCAAAGAAGGGATGGAAGGGTGCAACGGCCCCCTCATCGGGGAAGCGGATTTTTTGTGCCCGTTGTGGATGAAGCTCTTGGATATTTATGAAGAACTTCGAAGCGATTTAAAAGTCATCGAAGAAGAGCTGGCCGCCACTCTTGTCACGGACCAGGCCGGGTTGAACCGATCCTCCGGTCACCTTCTGGAGGCCGGGGGAAAGCGGATCCGCCCCCTCTTTGTGCTTTTGTCCGGACACTTCGGCCAATACGACATCAACCGGCTGAAACGGGTGGCCGTTCCGCTGGAATTGATCCACATGGCCACGCTGGTTCACGATGACGTGATCGACGACGCGGATACCCGCCGCGGCCGAAAGACGGTGAAGGCCCAGTGGGACAACCGGGTGGCCATGTACACCGGCGATTACATTTTTGCCCGTTCGCTGCAGGTCGTGACGGAAATTGAAGATCCCGCTGTGCACCGGATTCTTTCCCGCTCGATCATGGATATGTGCCGGGGAGAGATCGATCAGGTCCGGGACTTCTATGACGCCTCCCCGTCCCTCCTCCGCTATTTCCGGCGGATCAAACGGAAGACGGCCCTTTTGATGGCCGTCAGCTGCCAACTGGGAAGCTTGGTCAGCCGTGCCGAAGAGTGGATTGTCCGAAATCTTTATCTCTACGGCTATTATGTGGGCATGGCCTTTCAGCTCACCGATGACGTGCTGGACTTCATCGGCGACGAGTCGGTGTTGGGAAAGCCGGCCGGCAGCGATCTGCGCCAGGGAAACGTGACCCTGCCGGTGATTTATGCCCTTCGCACCTCGGAACCCCGGGAGAAGGAGCGCATATTGACCTATCTGAAGTCCAACGGGAAAAAGATTCCCCTTTCCACCGTGCTGGACATCGTGCGCCGCTCGGGAGGGATCGATTATGCGATGGGCCTTGCGGAACGATACCTCCAAAAGGCGCTTTCGGTTTTAAGCCGTCTCCCTTCTTGCGGAGCGCGGGATTCCCTGGAGCGCATCGCCCGGTTTGTGGGCAGCCGCTCCTATTAGGGTTTGCTTTTCGGCCGGGTTTTTGGTACAATCCGATTGCCCCTGAAGCGACATCCATTACATATGTTGTTGGAAACGGAGGATTCGTGCATGGAAAGGACGTTTCTCATGGTCAAACCCGACGGCGTCCAAAGGGGTTTGATCGGCGAGATCGTTTCCCGGTTTGAGAAGAAGGGTTTCAAACTGATTGCGGCCAAATTGATGACGGTGTCCCGGGAACTGGCCGAGGCCCATTATGCGGAGCACCGGGAAAAGCCCTTTTTTGAGGAATTGGTCGGTTTCATCACCTCCGGACCGGTGTTCGCCATGATCTGGGAAGGGGAGAACGTGATCTCCGTCGCCCGTCAGATGATGGGGAAAACCAATCCCGCCGACGCGGCCCCCGGGACGATCCGCGGCGATTACGGCATCAGCGTGGGGATGAACATCATCCACGGTTCCGATTCGCCGGAAAGTGCGGAACGGGAGATCAAGCTCTGGTTTCGGGAGCAGGATCAGATTTCCTATGAGAAAACCATCGACCGCTGGATCTACTGAGGGTCTGCGATAGCCCGGCGAAAGCCGGGTTTTTTGTTTTGTGAAGGAATGGGATGCGAGGATGCGGACGTGCGGGAGGATGCGGTGGACGTTTTCTGCAGAAACGGGGAGTCTGCATCGGAGAAGGCTCGGGTTTTTGCCGTGTCATTAATTTAAACAAGTTTGCTACGCAAACCTTTTTTATTCCTATGAAAACGCCTAAAGGCGATTCCGCTTCGCCCGTTTGTGTGATAAGATACTAAGAAAATTTGTGGCGAAGTTTTTTCGGGAGAGGGGAGAAGTCGTGCGCTATTTGACGGCGGGAGAATCCCACGGTCCCCAGTTGACGGTGATTATCGAGGGCCTGCCCAGCCAGCTGCCCTTTTCCAGGGAAAAGGTGGATGAACAGCTGGCCCGCAGGCAGAAGGGATACGGCCGTGGGCGCAGGATGCAGATCGAGTCGGACCGGGTCCAGGTGCTGTCGGGGGTGCGGTTTGGAAAAACCACCGGCGCGCCGGTGACGCTGGTGATTGAAAATAAGGATTGGACTCACTGGAAAAAGGTGATGGGAACGGATCCGATCCCGGAGTACGCGGAAAAGCGGAGGGTGACCCGCCCCCGCCCGGGACATGCGGATTTGAACGGAGCATTGAAGTACGGGCACCGGGACATGCGGGATGTGCTGGAGCGCTCCAGCGCGCGGGAGACGGCCGCCCGGGTGGCCGCCGGGGCCGTGGCGCGCCAGCTGCTGGAGCTGTGCGGAATCCGCGTGGCGGGTCACGTGGTGCGGATCGGGACGGCGGAGGCGGAGGCGACGCCGGATCTGCCTCTGGACGAAATCCTCCGCCGGGCGGAGGCTTCCCCCGTTCGCTGCCTCGATCCGCAGGCGGAAAAGGAAATGATGCGTCTGATCGATGAGGCGAAAAAGGAAGGGGACAGCCTGGGCGGGATCGTGGAAGTGATCGTGGAGGGGGCGCCGGCGGGACTCGGCAGCCACGTGCATTGGGACCGGAAGCTGGATGCCCGCATCGCCCGGGCGGTGGTGAGCATCCAGGCGTTCAAGGGAGTGGAGATCGGGATCGGTTTCGAGGCGGCCCGGAGAAAGGGATCGGAGGTGCATGACGAGATCCTTTGGGCCGAAGACAGGGGCTTTTACCGGGCGACCAACCGGGCCGGCGGCTTTGAGGGCGGGATGACCACCGGCGAGCGGATTGTGGTGCGGGGGGTGATGAAGCCGATTCCCACCCTGTACAAACCCCTCCGCAGCGTGGATATCGAGACGAAGAAGCCCTTTGCGGCGAGCATCGAGCGCTCCGACAGCTGCGCGGTTCCCGCCGCCTGCGTGGTGGCCGAAAATGTGGTGGCCTGGGAAGTGGCGCAGGCGCTGACGGAGAAGTTTCCCGCCGACACGATGCCGGAGCTGATCGAACAGGTCGAGCAATACCGGAAACGGATTGCGAGGTTTTGACCATGCGGACGCTGAAGGTTTCCACAGGCGAGCAAACCTACCCGATCCTGATCGGACGGGATCTGTACGCCCGGCTGCCCGAATGGCTCCGGAGTCGGGGGATCGGTCCGGATCGCCCCTTGATGCTGGTGACGGACACCCATGTGGGTCCGCTGTACGGGGAGAAGGTGGCCGGCCCCTTGCGGGCGGCGGGTTACCGGGTGGGAGAGGCGTCGGTGCCCGCCGGGGAATCCTCCAAATCCCTGGAACAGCTTTCCCGGCTGGTGGAGGAAGGACTCCGATTCGGACTGGATCGCCAGGGGGTGGTGCTGGCCCTCGGAGGCGGTGTTGTCGGGGATTTGGCCGGTTTTTTGGCGGCTTCTTACATGCGCGGGATTCCCTTTGTCCAGTTGCCCACGACCCTTCTGGCCCACGACAGCAGTGTCGGCGGAAAGGTGGGAGTGAATCACCCCCTCGGGAAAAATGTCATCGGCGCGTTTCACCAGCCGCTCATGGTGGTGTTCGACGTCAGCACCCTCCGCACCCTGCCCAGGCGGGAGGTGGTCTCCGGCTATGCGGAGGTGGTCAAGCACGCCCTGATCGCCGATGCTTCCTTCGCGGACTGGCTGCTCCGAAACAGCGAACGCCTTCTGCGCCTGGAGCCTTCCCTGGTGGAGGAGGCGATCTGGAACGGTTGCCGGATCAAGGCGGAGGTGGTGTCGCAGGATGAGCGGGAAGCGGGCCTCCGGGCGATTCTCAATTACGGTCACACGATCGGGCACGCGTTGGAGGCGGCTTCGGGATATGCGGGACTGACCCACGGTGAAGGGGTCGCCATCGGCATGGTGGGAGCGGCGATGCTGGCGGAAGCGCTGGGGACGGCGCGGGATGTGGTGGAACCGACGAAACGGTTGCTCCAGGCCTTTCACCTGCCGGTCCATCTCGCGGGCGAGTGGCCTGAAGAGAAGCTGTTGGAACTGATGCGCCGGGACAAGAAGGCGAGGGGCGGCGTATACGCCTTTGTGCTTCCGGAACGCATCGGCTCGGTGCGGTTGGTGCGGGGCATTCCGGAGGAGGCAATCCGGCGGGTGCTCCGCCGGTTGAAGTCAGGGTGAGGTCTCAAAAAGGATTGACAGAAACGGCAAACTCGATTAAAGTGATGATAATCCAATGAATTTTTGAGCAGAGCCCAGCTGAGCAAAGAGAGCAGAGGAGAGCAGAGCGGAGCGGAGCCAAAGGACGGGTACTCCGATCAAAGCTTTCCATGCTTTGATCTTTTTATTTTCCTCTTTCCCCCTTTTTTCCCCTTGGTTTTCCCCTTTCCGTTCTGCCCTCCCGGAAGGAGGGAGAAGGTGATTTACCCCCCGTTTGCCGAAGTGAAGCGGCTTGCCAAGACCTATTCGTCCATTCCCCTGTGCAAGACGATTTATGCCGACACGGAAACGCCGGTGTCTTTGTACGACCGGTTGCGCGACCGGCCCTATTCGTTTCTGCTGGAGAGCGTGGAAGGAGGAGAGAAGTGGGCCCGATACTCCTTCATCGGGGCCGATCCGTTCTTGATCGTCACCTGCCGGGAGGGTCAGGTGACCCTGTCCGGGAGGGAGGGGACCAGGCGCCTGGCGGCCGATCCCTTCGATGTGGTGCAGGATTTGCTGAAACGGTACCACACTCCCGACTATCCCGGTCATCCCCCCTTTTTGGGAGGGGCGGTGGGGTATATCGCCTACGAGGCGGTTCGCTACATGGAATCCCTGCCTCCCTTTCCCCACGCGGGGAAAGGGACCGGGGCCCGGGATCTCCACCTGATGTTTTGCGACCGGGTGCTGATTTTTGACCATTTGAGGCAACAGGTGACGCTGGTTCACCATCTCCACGTCCCCGGGGAAGCGGGGGAAGCGGCGCTTATGGAACTTTACCTGCGGGCCGTGGAGGAGCTGGAGGAAAGGGCGGGAAGGATCCGCTCCCGCCGTCCTGAACTGGCTTTCTTTCTCGACGCGCCCTTTGAGGCGGGGGGAGAGCCGGATCTTTTCCGGGCTTCCTCCAACATGAGCCGCCACCAGTACGAAGCGATGGTGAAAAGGGCCCAGGAACACATCCGGGCGGGCGACATTTTTCAGCTGGTTCCCTCCCAGCGGTGGACCTGGCATCCCGCTCCGCCCCCCTTTGACGTGTACCGCGTGTTGCGGATCCTGAACCCCTCCCCCTACATGTTTTACCTGAAGATGGGGGATGAGGTGGTCACCGGTTCCTCACCGGAGTTGCTGGTCCGCGTCAACGGCGGGAAAGCGGAGACGCGTCCCATTGCGGGGACCCGCCCCCGCGGGAGGACGGCCGAGGAGGATGAGAGACTTGCGGCCGAGCTTCTGCAAGACGAAAAGGAGCGGGCCGAACATGTCATGCTGATCGACCTGGGGCGAAACGACCTGGGACGCGTCTGCCGCTACGGGACGGTGCGCGTGACCCAGCAGATGGCGATCGAGCGCTATTCCCACGTGATGCACATGGTTTCCCACGTGACCGGCGAGTTGGCCCCCGGCCGCACGCCGATCGACGCCTTGCGCGCCGTCTTCCCGGCGGGAACCGTCTCCGGCGCCCCGAAGGTCCGGGCCATGGAATTGATCGGAGAGATGGAGCCGGAGCCGCGCGGGGTGTACGCGGGGGCGGTGGGGTACTTCAGCTTTGCGGGCAATCTCGACACCTGCATCGCCATCCGCACCCTTCATTTTCGCGACGGCAAGGCGTATGTCCAGGCCGGAGGGGGAGTGGTGATCGATTCCTCCCCGGCGGGGGAATATGAAGAATCCCTCAATAAAGCCAAAGGGATGTTTCGGGCGCTGGAGCTGGCGGAAACCTTGTTCAAACCGATCGGATCCTGACAGGGAGGGAGAGGCGGATGATCCGGGAATGCTTGTCCAAGTTGGTGCAGGGGGAAAGCCTGACGAGGGAAGAGGCGCGTCAGCTGATGATCCGGATGATGGAAGGGAAGCTTTCCCCTTCGCAGATGGGCGGGGTGCTGACGGCCCTGCGCATGAAGGGGGAAACGGCGGAGGAATTGACGGGATTGGCGGAAGGGATGCGGAGCAAAGCCGCCTCCGTATACCCGCGGGTTCCCGGGGCGGTGGACACCTGCGGCACCGGCGGCGACGGAGGGAAAACCTTCAACATTTCCACCGGGGCGGCGATTGTGGCCGCGGCGGCGGGCATTCCCGTCGCCAAGCACGGAAACCGGGCGGTATCCGGCAGGAGCGGAAGCGCGGATGTGCTGGAGGCCCTCGGCATCCGCATCCAGATGTCGCCGAAGGAAGCGGAAAAGGCGCTGGACCGTCTGGGAATCTGTTTCATGTTTGCCCCGCTGTTTCATCCCGCGATGAAGCAGGTGATGCCGACCCGCAAGGAGCTGGGATTCCGCACCTGTTTCAATCTGCTGGGGCCCTTGGTGAACCCCGCGGGCGTCAAGAGGCAACTGATGGGCGTGTTTGATCCGGCCCTCACGGAAACGGTGGCCCGCGTCCTGTTGACGCTCGGCGCCGAACGGGCCTTGGTGGTGGCCGGCCTGGACGGAATCGATGAGATCTCCATCAGCGCGCCGACGCGAATCAGCGAGGTGAAGGACGGGCAGATCAGAACCTACACGGTGATCCCGGAGGATTTGGGGGTTCATCCGGCCCCGCAGGAGGCGGTGTCCGGCGGCGATGCCCGGACCAACGCGCGGATCCTGCGGGAGGTATTCCGGGGAGAAAAGGGGCCTTGCCGGGATGTCGTTCTGGTCAACGCCGGAGCCGTCCTGTATGTGGCCGGCCGGGCGAAGAGCATTGCCGAGGGGGTCCGGAAGGCCGCCGATGCGGTGGACAGCGGTAGGGCGTCCGAAAAACTGGAGACCATGATCCGGTATTCACGGGAGGTCAGCCATGTTTCTTGAGAAAATCGTCGCGGAGAAGCGCAGGGAAATCGAGGAGCTGAAACATCTCCTCCCCGAGGGGAGCGGGGAGTCCGGGATGAAGACGCTCTCCCTGTCGGAGGCGATTCAAGCCCGCCGGGACGGACCGGCCCTGATCGCCGAGGTGAAGCCGGCTTCCCCCTCCAGGGGGGTCATCCGAAAACAGGTGGATCCCGTGGAGATGGCGACCGCTTATCAGCGGGGCGGAGCGAGCGCCGTTTCCGTCCTGACGGACCGGCGCTTTTTCGGAGGGGAAGGCGCTTTCCTCCAAAGGGTGAAAAAAGCGGTGTCCCTTCCCGTCTTGCGCAAGGATTTCATCCTGGATCCGCTCCAGGTGAAGGAAAGCCGGATGCTGGGAGCAGACGCCATTTTGCTGATCGCCGCCCTGCTGGATCGCGAGCAATTGAGGCGCTTGAGCGAAGCCGCCCACCGCCTCGGCCTCGAGGTGCTGGTGGAGATTCACCGGGAGGAGGAGATCGAACGGGCTTTGGCGTGCGAGCCGGATGTGATCGGAATCAACAACCGGGATCTGGTCACTTTCCAAACCGATCTCGGCACCACGGAGCGGCTCAGGCCGCTGCTTCCGGACACGATTCCGGTAATCGGGGAAAGCGGCGTCACCTCCCCCGAAGATGTGCGGCGAATGGCCCGGGCGGGGGTGGACGGCGTGTTGGTGGGCGAGTTCCTCATGCGGCAGGAGAATCCGGAAAGCGCCGTGCGCGCGTTGATCGGGGGTGGGGCAGCTTGAGACGAACCTTTGTGAAGATTTGCGGGCTTCGGACGACGTCGGACATGGAGGCCCTCCAGGGCGTCGATCTGGACGCCGCCGGATTCATTCTGGTTCCCGGGCGGCGGCGATTTGTGCCGCCGGAACAGCTGAAGGTTCTCCTCCGGATGCTTCCGCCGGGTGCCATGGCCGTGGGCGTGATGATGAATCCGACACGGGATGAAGTGATGGACTGGTTTTTCCGAGCCGATCTGGACGCGGTGCAGCTGCACGGGGAAGAATCCCCCGAGTTTTGCCGGTGGGTCAAAAAGACCCTGTCGGTGCAAGTGATCAAGGCGTTCACCCCGGATGAAGCGGCGGAAAAAGGGACCGCGGAAGCCTACGCCCCCTGGGTGGACAGTGTCTTGCTGGATTCCGCCTCCGGCGGGCAAAAGGGGGGGACCGGCATCCGCTTTTCCTGGGAACGGATCGTCGAGATCAGGAAAAAGTGGCACGCGGCCAAGCGTCCGGTTTGGGTGGCCGGCGGACTCAATCCCGAAAACGTGGGGGAGCTTGTGGCGCGTTTTGCTCCGGACGGAGTCGACGTGTCCAGCGGAGTGGAGACGGACGGATGCAAGGACCGGGAAAAGGTCCGTTCCTTTGTGGAGAGGGTGAGAATATATGATCAAAAACCAGTTTGCAACCCAAACTAAGCGTTTTTCCTCCCATTTCGGCCCCTACGGGGGCCGCTACGTCCCGGAAACATTGATGAACGCCCTCTTTGAACTGGAAAAGGGGTTTTGCGAAGCGGTGGAAGACCCCCGGTTTCTCAGAAGGCTCAAGGAGCTGAGGGAGGAATATTCCGGACGGCCCACGCCCCTTACCTTTGCCGAAGGATTGACGCGCAAGGTCGGAGGCGCCCGGATTTACCTGAAGCGGGAGGATTTGAACCACACCGGCGCCCACAAGATCAACAACACCCTGGGGCAGGCGCTTTTGGCCCTCAGGATGGGGAAGAAGCGCCTGGTGGCCGAAACCGGCGCGGGTCAGCACGGAGTGGCTTCCGCCACGGTGGCGGCTCTGCTGGGAATGGAGTGCGTCGTGTTCATGGGGGAGGAGGATGTTCAAAGGCAGAAGTTGAACGTCTTCCGGATGAAGTTGTTGGGGGCGGAGGTCGTGCCCGTCCGTTCGGGGACGCGCACTCTCAAGGATGCCACCAATGAGGCGATCCGTCATTGGGTCACCCACGTGGAGGACACCTTTTACATGTTGGGGTCGGCGGTGGGCCCCCATCCCTATCCGCAGATGGTCCGGTATTTTCAGCGGGTGATCGGGGATGAGGCGCGGAAGCAGATCCTCGAAAAGGAGAAGCGTCTGCCGGACCATGTGGTGGCCTGTGTCGGCGGGGGCAGCAACGCGATCGGCATGTTTGCCGCCTTTTTGGAAGACCGGGAAGTCCAGCTGCACGGTGTGGAAGCGGCGGGGAAAGGCCTGTCCACGGGGAAACACGCGGCGACGCTGTGCAAGGGAAGGCCCGGTGTGCTGCACGGCTCCTACAGTTATCTCCTGCAGGACGAACACGGACAAGTGCTTCCGGCCCATTCGATCTCCGCAGGATTGGATTACCCCGGGGTGGGTCCCGAACATTCCCATCTGAAGGACACGGGACGGGTCCGGTACACGGCGGTGACGGACGGGGAAGCGCTGGAGGCGGTTCGCCTGCTGTGCCGGACGGAGGGCATTTTGCCGGCGCTGGAGTCGGCTCACGCCGTCGCGGAAGCGGTGAAAATCGCCAAAGCGGCCGGAAGGGACCGGATCGTTCTGATCTGTTTGTCCGGCCGGGGAGACAAGGACGTGGAGACGATGGCGGCGCATATGGGAGGGTCGGCGGATGGAGCGGATTAGGGAAGCGTTTCAAAGGAGCCGGGCTCCCCGGCTGATCCCCTTTATCATGGCGGGGGATCCCGACATGGAAACGACGGTGTCCCTGCTGCGGCTGCTGGATCAAGAGGGAGCGACGGCGGTGGAAGTGGGGTTTCCCTTTTCGGATCCGCTGGCCGACGGTCCGGTGATCCAGCAGGCGGCCTGGCGGGCCCTGGGCCAGGGAGTGACACTGCACCGCTTGTGGGAGATGGTCTCCATCGCCCGGGAGCGGGGAGTACAGGTGCCGCTGATCTTGTTTTCCTATTACAACCCGCTGCTTTCCTACGGCCTTCGCCCGCTGGTCACCGATGCCAAGCGGGCGGGATTCAACGGCCTCATCGTTCCCGACCTGCCCGTGGAAGAGAGCGAGGGACTGCGCGAACTGTGCGACCAGGCGGGACTGGCCCTGATTCCGCTGGTGGCTCCCACTTCCCGGGAGCGGATCGGGAAAATCGCGTCCCGGGCCAGGGGGTTCGTCTATTGCGTTTCGTCCCTGGGGACGACGGGGCGGAGGGAACGCTTTTCCCATGGGGTGGAGCGCTTCCTTCAGGAAGTACGGAGCCGCTCTCCGGTTCCCATCGTGGTGGGGTTCGGCATCTCCCGGGGGGAGCATGTCCGCCACTTTTCCCGGTTTGCCGACGGTGTGGTGGTCGGAAGCGCCCTTGTCGAACAAATTGCTTCCGTTTCGGAGAAGCTGCGGCGTGAGGAAGATCGGCCGCAGGCCCTGGAGGATATCCGGAGGTTTGTCAGGAGGCTGAAAACGGAGTAAGATAAAGAGAAAAACAGCGGGGAGGAACCATATGAAACCGAAGGCAGCCATTCGCGGCTTGCCGGTCTATGAGCCGGGCAAGCCCTTGGAAGAAGTGAAGCGGGAGCTGGGGCTCGATGACGTGATCAAGCTGGCTTCCAACGAGAACCCCTTTGGGTGCTCTCCAAAGGTGAAAGAACGCCTTGCATCCGAATTTTCCTCGCTTCCCCTCTATCCGGAGGGAACGGCCCCGGAACTGCGCCGGGCGCTTTCGGAGCGGCTCAAGGTGGATCCCGAGGGGATCATCCTCGGAAACGGTTCGGATGAGATCATTCAAATGGTTTCCCGAGCTTATCTCGAAACGGGCGATGAAGCGGTGATGGCGGACAAGACCTTTCCCCGGTACAAGACCCAGACGTTGATCGAAGGGGCCAAACCGGTGGAGGTTCCCCTGCGGGAGGGGGTGCATGATCTTTCCGGAATGCTGCGGCGGGTGACGGACAGGACCAAGATCCTGTGGATCTGCAATCCCAACAACCCGACGGGAACCATTGTCGATGCGCCGTCCCTCACCGGATTCCTGGAGGAACTTCCCGATCACGTGTTGGTGGTGATCGACGAAGCCTACGCCGAATATGTGACGGATCCCGCCTATCCCGATTCGGTTCGGCTCCTGGAGAAACATCCGAGGCTGATCGTTCTCCGGACCTTTTCTAAAATCCACGGGCTGGCTTCGCTCCGGATCGGCTACGGGCTGGCCCACCCCGACATCGTGCGGGAACTGAACCGGGTGCGGGAGCCCTTCAACGTGAACCGTCTGGCGCAACGGGCGGCGCTCGCCGCCCTGGAGGACGAAGCCTTCGTCCGAACATGCCGGGAACAAAACCGGCGGGGGATCGAGCAGATCTTACGCCGGCTTGAGGAGTGGAATCTGTTTTATTATCCCCCTCACGGGAATTTCATTCTGCTGGACACGGGCCGTCCCGCGGATGAAGCCTTTGAATTTCTGCTGAAACGAGGGGTGATCGTTCGTTCCGGAAAGGCTTTGGGTTATCCCACCTTCATCCGGGTGACGGTGGGAACGCCGGAACAGAACCGGCGCTTTTTGGATGCGCTCGGGGAGTTTGTGGCGGAAAAGGAAGCGGATCGGCCATGAAGGCGGCGGTGCTGGGAGTCGGCCTGATCGGCGGTTCGCTGGCTCTCTGCCTGAAAGAGCGGACGAATTGCCGCGTCTTTGGTTATGACCATTCCCAGGAAACCCTGGACTGGGCCGTCGCCGCCGGTGTCATCGACGAAGGAAGCCGCCGGCTGGAAGAGGCGGTGAAGGATGCGGAGTTCATTT
This DNA window, taken from Planifilum fulgidum, encodes the following:
- a CDS encoding polyprenyl synthetase family protein — protein: MPPGRTLRSLHLPQIVKEGMEGCNGPLIGEADFLCPLWMKLLDIYEELRSDLKVIEEELAATLVTDQAGLNRSSGHLLEAGGKRIRPLFVLLSGHFGQYDINRLKRVAVPLELIHMATLVHDDVIDDADTRRGRKTVKAQWDNRVAMYTGDYIFARSLQVVTEIEDPAVHRILSRSIMDMCRGEIDQVRDFYDASPSLLRYFRRIKRKTALLMAVSCQLGSLVSRAEEWIVRNLYLYGYYVGMAFQLTDDVLDFIGDESVLGKPAGSDLRQGNVTLPVIYALRTSEPREKERILTYLKSNGKKIPLSTVLDIVRRSGGIDYAMGLAERYLQKALSVLSRLPSCGARDSLERIARFVGSRSY
- the ndk gene encoding nucleoside-diphosphate kinase, whose translation is MERTFLMVKPDGVQRGLIGEIVSRFEKKGFKLIAAKLMTVSRELAEAHYAEHREKPFFEELVGFITSGPVFAMIWEGENVISVARQMMGKTNPADAAPGTIRGDYGISVGMNIIHGSDSPESAEREIKLWFREQDQISYEKTIDRWIY
- the aroC gene encoding chorismate synthase → MRYLTAGESHGPQLTVIIEGLPSQLPFSREKVDEQLARRQKGYGRGRRMQIESDRVQVLSGVRFGKTTGAPVTLVIENKDWTHWKKVMGTDPIPEYAEKRRVTRPRPGHADLNGALKYGHRDMRDVLERSSARETAARVAAGAVARQLLELCGIRVAGHVVRIGTAEAEATPDLPLDEILRRAEASPVRCLDPQAEKEMMRLIDEAKKEGDSLGGIVEVIVEGAPAGLGSHVHWDRKLDARIARAVVSIQAFKGVEIGIGFEAARRKGSEVHDEILWAEDRGFYRATNRAGGFEGGMTTGERIVVRGVMKPIPTLYKPLRSVDIETKKPFAASIERSDSCAVPAACVVAENVVAWEVAQALTEKFPADTMPELIEQVEQYRKRIARF
- the aroB gene encoding 3-dehydroquinate synthase, producing the protein MRTLKVSTGEQTYPILIGRDLYARLPEWLRSRGIGPDRPLMLVTDTHVGPLYGEKVAGPLRAAGYRVGEASVPAGESSKSLEQLSRLVEEGLRFGLDRQGVVLALGGGVVGDLAGFLAASYMRGIPFVQLPTTLLAHDSSVGGKVGVNHPLGKNVIGAFHQPLMVVFDVSTLRTLPRREVVSGYAEVVKHALIADASFADWLLRNSERLLRLEPSLVEEAIWNGCRIKAEVVSQDEREAGLRAILNYGHTIGHALEAASGYAGLTHGEGVAIGMVGAAMLAEALGTARDVVEPTKRLLQAFHLPVHLAGEWPEEKLLELMRRDKKARGGVYAFVLPERIGSVRLVRGIPEEAIRRVLRRLKSG
- the trpE gene encoding anthranilate synthase component I, giving the protein MIYPPFAEVKRLAKTYSSIPLCKTIYADTETPVSLYDRLRDRPYSFLLESVEGGEKWARYSFIGADPFLIVTCREGQVTLSGREGTRRLAADPFDVVQDLLKRYHTPDYPGHPPFLGGAVGYIAYEAVRYMESLPPFPHAGKGTGARDLHLMFCDRVLIFDHLRQQVTLVHHLHVPGEAGEAALMELYLRAVEELEERAGRIRSRRPELAFFLDAPFEAGGEPDLFRASSNMSRHQYEAMVKRAQEHIRAGDIFQLVPSQRWTWHPAPPPFDVYRVLRILNPSPYMFYLKMGDEVVTGSSPELLVRVNGGKAETRPIAGTRPRGRTAEEDERLAAELLQDEKERAEHVMLIDLGRNDLGRVCRYGTVRVTQQMAIERYSHVMHMVSHVTGELAPGRTPIDALRAVFPAGTVSGAPKVRAMELIGEMEPEPRGVYAGAVGYFSFAGNLDTCIAIRTLHFRDGKAYVQAGGGVVIDSSPAGEYEESLNKAKGMFRALELAETLFKPIGS
- the trpD gene encoding anthranilate phosphoribosyltransferase gives rise to the protein MIRECLSKLVQGESLTREEARQLMIRMMEGKLSPSQMGGVLTALRMKGETAEELTGLAEGMRSKAASVYPRVPGAVDTCGTGGDGGKTFNISTGAAIVAAAAGIPVAKHGNRAVSGRSGSADVLEALGIRIQMSPKEAEKALDRLGICFMFAPLFHPAMKQVMPTRKELGFRTCFNLLGPLVNPAGVKRQLMGVFDPALTETVARVLLTLGAERALVVAGLDGIDEISISAPTRISEVKDGQIRTYTVIPEDLGVHPAPQEAVSGGDARTNARILREVFRGEKGPCRDVVLVNAGAVLYVAGRAKSIAEGVRKAADAVDSGRASEKLETMIRYSREVSHVS
- the trpC gene encoding indole-3-glycerol phosphate synthase TrpC, which produces MFLEKIVAEKRREIEELKHLLPEGSGESGMKTLSLSEAIQARRDGPALIAEVKPASPSRGVIRKQVDPVEMATAYQRGGASAVSVLTDRRFFGGEGAFLQRVKKAVSLPVLRKDFILDPLQVKESRMLGADAILLIAALLDREQLRRLSEAAHRLGLEVLVEIHREEEIERALACEPDVIGINNRDLVTFQTDLGTTERLRPLLPDTIPVIGESGVTSPEDVRRMARAGVDGVLVGEFLMRQENPESAVRALIGGGAA
- a CDS encoding phosphoribosylanthranilate isomerase, producing the protein MRRTFVKICGLRTTSDMEALQGVDLDAAGFILVPGRRRFVPPEQLKVLLRMLPPGAMAVGVMMNPTRDEVMDWFFRADLDAVQLHGEESPEFCRWVKKTLSVQVIKAFTPDEAAEKGTAEAYAPWVDSVLLDSASGGQKGGTGIRFSWERIVEIRKKWHAAKRPVWVAGGLNPENVGELVARFAPDGVDVSSGVETDGCKDREKVRSFVERVRIYDQKPVCNPN
- the trpB gene encoding tryptophan synthase subunit beta; protein product: MIKNQFATQTKRFSSHFGPYGGRYVPETLMNALFELEKGFCEAVEDPRFLRRLKELREEYSGRPTPLTFAEGLTRKVGGARIYLKREDLNHTGAHKINNTLGQALLALRMGKKRLVAETGAGQHGVASATVAALLGMECVVFMGEEDVQRQKLNVFRMKLLGAEVVPVRSGTRTLKDATNEAIRHWVTHVEDTFYMLGSAVGPHPYPQMVRYFQRVIGDEARKQILEKEKRLPDHVVACVGGGSNAIGMFAAFLEDREVQLHGVEAAGKGLSTGKHAATLCKGRPGVLHGSYSYLLQDEHGQVLPAHSISAGLDYPGVGPEHSHLKDTGRVRYTAVTDGEALEAVRLLCRTEGILPALESAHAVAEAVKIAKAAGRDRIVLICLSGRGDKDVETMAAHMGGSADGAD
- the trpA gene encoding tryptophan synthase subunit alpha, with product MERIREAFQRSRAPRLIPFIMAGDPDMETTVSLLRLLDQEGATAVEVGFPFSDPLADGPVIQQAAWRALGQGVTLHRLWEMVSIARERGVQVPLILFSYYNPLLSYGLRPLVTDAKRAGFNGLIVPDLPVEESEGLRELCDQAGLALIPLVAPTSRERIGKIASRARGFVYCVSSLGTTGRRERFSHGVERFLQEVRSRSPVPIVVGFGISRGEHVRHFSRFADGVVVGSALVEQIASVSEKLRREEDRPQALEDIRRFVRRLKTE